A DNA window from Hordeum vulgare subsp. vulgare chromosome 1H, MorexV3_pseudomolecules_assembly, whole genome shotgun sequence contains the following coding sequences:
- the LOC123408712 gene encoding uncharacterized protein DDB_G0287625-like — protein sequence NNNNNNNNNNNNNKNNNNHNNNNNNKNNTTNNNTNTNNSTNNDNNNNNNNNNSTNNNNNNTNNITNNKTNNSTNINNSNNSNNNNNNNNNNNNSNNNNNNNNNNNSTNNNSTNNNNNNTNNNSKNSTNNSTNNSTNNSNNNSNNNNNNNNSTNNNTKNSNNNNNNNNNNNNNNNNNNNTNNNSTSNTTTTTTTTTTTTTTTNNNNNKNNNNHNNTNNNNSTTNNNTNT from the coding sequence aacaacaacaacaacaacaacaacaacaacaacaacaacaaaaacaacaacaaccacaacaacaacaacaacaacaagaacaacaccaccaacaacaacaccaacaccaacaacagcaccaacaacgacaacaacaacaacaacaacaacaacaacagcaccaacaacaacaacaacaacaccaacaacatcaccaacaacaaaacaaacaacagcaccaacatcaacaacagcaacaacagcaacaacaacaacaacaacaacaacaacaacaacaacagcaacaacaacaacaacaacaacaacaacaacaacagcaccaacaacaacagcaccaacaacaacaacaacaacaccaacaacaacagcaaaaacagcaccaacaacagcaccaacaacagcaccaacaacagcaacaacaacagcaacaacaacaacaacaacaacaacagcaccaacaacaacaccaaaaacagcaacaacaacaacaacaacaacaacaacaacaacaacaacaacaacaacaacaacaacaccaacaacaacagcactagcaacaccaccaccaccaccaccaccaccaccaccaccaccaccaccaccaacaacaacaacaacaaaaacaacaacaaccacaacaacaccaacaacaacaacagcaccaccaacaacaacaccaacacc
- the LOC123408722 gene encoding myb-like protein AA, giving the protein QQQQQQQQQQQQQQQQQHQQQQQQQQQQQQQQQQQRQQQQQQQQHHQQQHQNTTTTTNNNNNNNNNNNNKNNNNNNKNNNNNNNNNNTNNNNTNTNNSTNNNNNSNNNNNNNNTNNITKQQHKQQHQQQHQHQQQQQQQQHQQLQQQQQQQQQQQQQQQQQHQQQQQQQQQQQQQQQQQLQQQQHNDNNNDNINNNSNNNSSNNSNNNSNNNNNNNNNNSNNN; this is encoded by the exons cagcaacaacaacagcaacaacagcaacaacaacaacaacaacaacaacaacatcaacaacaacagcaacaacaacaacaacaacaacaacaacaacaacaacaacgacaacaacaacaacaacaacaacaacatcaccaacaacaacaccaaaa caccaccaccaccaccaacaacaacaacaacaataacaacaacaacaacaacaaaaacaacaacaacaacaacaaaaacaacaacaacaacaacaacaacaacaacaccaacaacaacaacaccaacaccaacaacagcaccaacaacaacaacaacagcaacaacaacaacaacaacaacaacaccaacaacatcacaaaacaacaacacaaacaacagcaccaacaacagcaccaacatcaacaacagcaacaacagcaacaacatcaacaactgcaacaacaacaacaacaacaacaacaacaacaacaacaacagcaacaacaacatcaacaacaacaacaacaacaacaacaacaacaacagcaacaacagcaacaactgcaacaacagcaaca caacgacaacaacaacgacaacatcaacaacaacagcaacaacaacagcagcaacaacagcaacaacaacagcaacaacaacaacaacaacaacaacaacaacagcaacaacaac
- the LOC123408743 gene encoding integumentary mucin C.1-like, translated as TTTTTTTTTTTTTTTTTTTTTTTTTTTTTTTTTTTTTTTKTTAPPPPPTTTTAPTTTPTTTPKTATTTATTTTTTTTPTTTAPTTTAPPPPPPPPPPPPPPPPPPPTTTTTTTTTTTTTTTTTTTTTTTTATTTTTTTTTTPTTATTTTTATTATTTTTTTTAPTT; from the exons acaacaacaacaacaacaacaacaacaacaacaacaacaacaacaacaacaacaacaacaacaacaa caacaacaacaacaacaacaacaacaacaacaacaacaacaacaacaacaaaaacaactgcaccaccaccaccaccaacaacaacaacagcaccaacaacaacaccaacaacaacaccaaaaacagcaacaacaacagcaacaacaacaacaacaacaacaacaccaacaacaacagcaccaacaacaacagcaccaccaccaccaccaccaccaccaccaccaccaccaccaccaccaccaccaccaccaacaacaacaacaacaacaacaacaacaacaacaacaacaacaacaacaacaacaacaacaacaa caacaacagcaacaacaacaacaacaacaacaacaacaacaccaacaacagcaacaacaacaacaacagcaacaacagcaacaacaacaacaacaacaacaacagcaccaacaaca
- the LOC123408704 gene encoding uncharacterized protein DDB_G0287625-like produces NNNTNNSTNNSTNSNNSNNSNNNNNNNSNNNNNKNNSNNNSNKNNSNNNSNNNNNSNNNNNNNNNNNNNNNTNNSKNNSNNNNNKNNKNNSNNNSNNSNNNNNNNNNNNNNKNTNNSKNNSNNNSNNNINNNSNNNSNNNSSNNNNNNYNNSRSSSNNNNNNNNNNNSNSNKNSNNNNSNNNNNNNNNNNNNNSNNNSNKNSNNNNSNNNNDNSNNNNNNNNNNNNNNNTNKNNSNNNNNNNNNKSNNKNNNSNNNSNNNSNNNNNNNNNN; encoded by the coding sequence aacaacaacaccaacaacagcaccaacaacagcaccaacagcaacaacagcaacaacagcaacaacaacaacaacaacaacagcaacaacaacaacaacaaaaacaacagcaacaacaacagcaacaaaaacaacagcaacaacaacagcaacaacaacaacaacagcaacaacaacaacaacaacaacaacaacaacaacaacaacaacaacaccaacaacagcaagaacaacagcaacaacaacaacaacaaaaacaacaaaaacaacagcaacaacaacagcaacaacagcaacaacaacaacaacaacaacaacaacaacaacaacaacaagaacaccaacaacagcaagaacaacagcaacaacaacagcaacaacaacatcaacaacaacagcaacaacaacagcaacaacaatagcagcaacaacaacaacaacaattacaacaacagccgtagcagcagcaacaacaacaacaacaacaacaacaacaacaacagcaacagcaacaaaaacagcaacaacaacaacagcaacaacaacaacaacaacaacaacaacaacaacaacaacaacagcaacaacaacagcaacaaaaacagcaacaacaacaacagcaacaacaacaacgacaacagcaacaacaacaacaacaacaacaacaacaacaacaacaacaacaacaccaacaagaacaacagtaacaacaacaacaacaacaacaacaacaaaagcaacaacaaaaacaacaacagcaacaataacagcaacaacaacagcaacaacaacaacaacaacaacaacaacaac